The nucleotide sequence CTTCTGATTCTCGTTCTTCAGTACGGTTTTCCCATCAGTGAGGACATATCCGTCAGGAGTTTTTTCCAGCTTGAACGTTGTCAGTATCGCAAGTGATCTATCCTCCGTCGACTTTGTTTCTTTCGGTTTTTGCAGCGACTCGGCATCGACCGCCGAAACAACGATATCATCCCAGTCGACACGACCTTCGGTAGCCTGTAATCGCGGATTCACGTTCAGCGTTTTCGCCCCCGGCGGACAAAGAAAGCGCACGACGCCCTCTCTCCATGTTGTTGTGGCGGAACAGAGAATGAACTGCTCGCTGATGGTTTTTGTTCCGTCGCTTACCGCAATATATACCCACGGCCCGAAATGCTGTCCGCCGTTTCGACTTGCACGGTATTTGATCTTTACCTCGACCGCTGCAGCATCTGCAAGCGGAATAGCCGGAATGGAGATGCGTGATACACCTTTACTTTCCGCCAGGGAACACTGCACATATTTTCCGCCGAGCGGGGCTTCGATGATCTTCGTGTCCCCCTGTGCGGTACATTCAGCAAAACCGGATTCAAAATCCTGTGAAAAAAGCACGCGGTCCTGCGCCATAAGAGGGATGCAGAGTGCGGCCAAAGCGGCAATAAACGTGAACTTCAGATTCTGTTCATGCATACACAACTCCATTATTGACAAGAGAATAGAATGTCATCGAGATATATCACGCCGTTCGTTTCACTCGGCATCATGAACGCAAGCCAGGAGATAGCGCCGAACTCCGGGCTGCAGGGAATAGCGCTCATTTCGCTGACGACGTTTTCTCCGGTGATCTTGAGCGTATGCGTTCTTCCGCCGCTGCCGTCCAATATCATTGTCATCTCAATGCGCGTCCAGGAATCGAAGGGAAGCGCTGTTTCTTTTCCGCCGACCGACAATTTCCCGTTCGCAGTGAACTCGAGACGCGGTCCGCGCTGATGCGGCGACTTTCGCATATCGCGCATTTCAATCACCATATGCCCCGGCTTTGCCTTGCTGTTGCGGAAATTGAACGCAAGCGTTACCAGACCTTTTGTCATCGTGCTGCTGCCGAGATAGAACTCGCGCACGGGATGATATGCGTATGCGAGGCCGGGGGCGTCGGTAAACCGCAGTGATCTCGTGCCGGATGCCGACACTTCATCGGTGATCTCAATGGTTGCGCCTTTTGCGCGATCCTGCGATACACCCTTGGGCGTAATGCCCACCCCGCGGTTCTCAAAATCTTCATTCAGGATGACAGTTCCGTTCATTGCGGCGGCCGCAGCGGTGGCGGTATGCTCCATACATTCACTGCTTGCAATGACCCCGTCGCGATCGGCGATGTTGCAGAAATAGAACGTTGCCGACGGGGGAACTGGAACAGTGACTTTTTTTCCTTCAGCGTCGAACGGGATATATACCGTATTCCACGCCCGCTTCTCGGACGTACCGGAATCTGATGTGTAATTAAGTTCCGCCTCCACGATCGGCCGCGGGGATTCATATGTAACCGTGAGAACATCCTTCTCTATTTTTTGTTCGATGATGCGCGGCATCGCATCGGTGCCGGTAAGAATGGAATCCATGAACCGTCCGATCTCCGGCGCATTCGCACCCACTTCCTGATTATGCGGCCACGCTGCCCGCATCGCGATGCTGCGCGTTCCCGGTGCGGTGCGATACGAATGCTGCCATGAAGGAATCGGGAACCAGCGGTCGGTTGACCCGGTAAGCCAGAGCATCGGCAGACGTGCGTTCTTGAGCACCGTTGAAGCGTCCCACAGCGCCGTCCATTTTTTCCCGCGTTCACCCATGCTTTTAAGCTTATCGAACATGCCGCCGCTGTCCAGTAAAAAGTATCCGCAGCCGTATACCGGGGCCGCGCACGCAAAGCGTCCGTCGATACCCGACGCCATGCTCGTAAGGTAGCCGCCCCATGAAATACCGGTGATGCCGATGCGGTTCGTATCTATCTCAGGAAATGAACGGATAAGCGAATGGGCGCGCAACACCGCTGCAACGCCATGATACGGCCATTGATCCTCGATAGGTTCATCGATCTGCTCAAACGTATCCAATGCGCCGACAGGGCCGGCCCACGAATGCGGCTGACTCCCATCCTTGTTCGTGAACGGTATTCCGCCGTAGGTATCCATCGCAATGGCTGCATACCCCCGATCATTCCATATACGTACCCATTTGGCGTACGCCGTGCCGCCGCCGCCAGTGACCAGTACCATCGCCGGAAATTTCGGACCGCCGATCTTGGGAACGCCGTACCACGCGAACACCCGTGTCGGTTTACCGCGATACGGTACACCTTCAAAAAAGAGCGAGCGCAAACCGGGAACATCCATCCCTTCAACGGGGAATACTGCCGGCACTTCACGCAACAACGGTTTTTCCCAGATAGATCGCGGATCGACAGCAGCGAAGGAAGCGCCATCGTTCTTTATCGCAGCTGCTCTCCCGGCCCCGATCGAAAGGACGGTAATATCATCCCAATCAACCCGACCTTGAGCTCCCTGCAGGCGTAATTGCACGTTCAACACCCGGGCATTATCCGGACACGAAAAACGAACGACGCCGTCTTTCCACTCGTCAGTCTTCGAACAAAGGATGAACGGTTCGTTAATGGCTTTTGTTCCGTCGGTCACCGCGATATATATCCACGGGCCGAAATGCTGGGCCCCATTGCACGCCGTACGGTATTTCACCCGCACTTCAACTTCAGTGCTGTCGGTGAGCGCTATCGCCGGGAGCGTAATACGGGATACTCCTTTATTTTCCGTAAGGGTGCACTGCGCATATTTCCCGCCGGAAGATTCTACCACCGATACATCCCCCTGCGTTCTACATTCACCGAGACCGGCCTCAAAATTGCATGTAAATAGAACACGGCCCTGCGGGTACAGTATCGATGCGAATGACAGCGCCAAAACGATCACCCCGTGATTTCCAACGGTCATTCGCAAACCTCCTTCGGATCATTTGAATTTCGTTCCAACAGCATACTGCGATGCATCAAATTAATCAATATAATATCTGCTCAAATCGGTATAAGATATTGACCGATTTGACATTTTCCCCCGACAGGCTAGAATTCAGCGTATGCCGAACGTATTTGAGGACGTCCACTTCATCCGACAGCACGAACGCATCCATCTTCCTGCCGTTCCGCTCGCTGTCGGGGTCACGCGGCATCACGTGCGGACCGTACGGCGCGAGTCATCCTCTGCCTGGTGCACATCCATTGAATACTGCGTCTCAGGTAAGCTCTCGGTCACGATAAACGGCCTTTCGTTCACCATACGCCCCGGCGACGTGTACATTCTCCCGCGGCACGGCAGCTATGAGGTGTCTTCACCGGTGCCCGAGAGAACAAAAAAATACTACCTCTATTATGAACGAATGGAGATAGAACAGCTGCTCGGCATGCACGGTCTTAATAAAACGATGCATATCCCGGGATGCAAAGTGCTTGCCCCGGTCTTCAAGCGTGCACTGTCGATCGCTGAACGATTTGAAGAAGCACCCGACAGCAGCAAGAACACGCTTCTTGCTATGGCCGCCGCGGCCGCTATGAACGTGATCACACACTGCGCGCTTGCCGTGCAGTACGACCGGCAGCATTCACGCGATGTGCTCCGGGTGAAAAATTTCATCGATACGCATTTTCATGCGCCTCTGACACTTGCCGATGTGAGCGCCGCGAGCGGCAAATCGATCGCGCATGTCATTCGCCGCTTCAAGCGGGAGACAGGCGTAACCCCTATTGACTACCTGATTATGCGCCGCGTTGAGACGGCTGCGGTGCTCCTGACATCCACCGACGAAAGTCTTCGGGCTATTGCGAAGCGCACCGGTTTTAAGAACGAGCATTATTTCTCGACCGTGTTCAAACTGCGCTTCGGCAGATCACCTGCGTCGCTGCGGGTGAAATAATCGGTTTCGTCACTTTTTATTTCTGCGTGACACCCACCGGCAAGAGCGTTGCTCCGGTACCGGTCGCTTCCATGCTGTATACAAAGCTCCCGGCGGTCGCCGGCCGCGCATCGGATACGTTCACGAACCATGCGCCCTGCCTGGTTATTTTATCGGGTGTGATGACAGCCTGAAATCGGTTCTCACGCATGGTCTTTGCAGCGATCGGCTCCCAGGGGATCTGCTCCCATTCCTTTCCGCCGGCGGTAACGAACAGGGTAGCTGTCTGTATCGGCAGGGGGGCCTCTACGGAAAACGTCACCAGCTTTCCGCCATCCGCCTGTGTCTCGCAACCATCTATTGTTACTTTCGGGAACGGCTTACCCTCGCCTTTCAGATGATAGGCAAGATACAATAGATCGAGATTGTCCCCATCAGGTATTCCCGCCAACTGATGCGTGCGCACCGGGGCATAGGCAAGATTGGCCCCCGGAATTACTGACACCGTTGCATTGACCGCAGGCGGCCAGAAGAAGTGGTCCCTCACTGCCGCGGCGATGAAATACGGAACTTGGATATCCGGTGCCCGGCGGCCGGCATCGAAATTATCAAGCCATGCCTTGCGCTGTTCATCCGGTGTATCATTCAACCCTGCCATCCATGTACTTCCCCGATCGTAGAATCCGCAGCCGAATTTCGAGTACGCTGCTTTGACCCTTTTGCCGAGAAGACCGGAAATCATTGTCGTTGTATAGCCGCCCATCGAAATGCCGCTTATACCGATACGCTCTTTGATGACCCCTGGTTGTGCTGAAAGCAGATCGAACGCCTCAAGGGCCGCTACCACAGCGTCAAATGTTTCATTCGCGGCAGGGTCTGGCTTTGTCGTCCAGCCGAGTTTCGCAAAACGGTTCGTCCATGGTCCTACCGAGTTCGTACATAGTTTCGGGTCGCCGATCCCCGGAAGATCGGGGGCGATCGTGATATATCCCGCCTTCGCATACCGTATCGCCGCAATGGGATCGGCACATCCATACCCGCCATGGAGCCACAGTAGTCCGGGATAATTCCCCTCGCCGGAAGGCCGCGCGATGATAGCGTACACATCCTGCGTATCACCGCCGACCAAGAGAGACCGGAAAACAAATTTCTGCACGACAACACCGCTTATGTTCTCCATGCTGATATCCCGCACGATCTTCGGCGCCTTACCTTTCAGATAGGGAAGGAAAATATTCCCTCCGGCAGGCGAAGCCTCGCCGTCAGGACTCATCTTATTTCCCGCATCCAGAAGCCACGCTAATGCGTTCATAGCCTCGACGCTGAGCACCGCAATCCGTTTTTTATCGCCGGCCGATCGTATCTCGACCGATCGTATGTCCATCGTCCCGATGAGATTCTGCTGTCGAATACTTATGAAAAGCTTCATTGTTCCTGCCGGGGCTTTCACCTGGATGGAACTGCTTTTCCACGAGGGCGATTGTTCGAATGTCTGAAATTGTTCGCCGACATTTTTGCCCTGTGCATCCTTGAATGCCATATACACCCATGAGCCTTTGTCCCGCGATGACTGAATATCGGTTGATCGATATTCAATGCTCAACTCATAGTCACCCGGATCTGCCGAGACCGTCGTGATCAAACCGGAATACCCGCGGTCGATCTTAAGATCCAGCCGTACAAAGCGCTCCCCGCTGTCCGTTATTATGTCGGCTTTATTGAGATGCCATCCTTCAGTATCACGATTCGCCGGCACCGCTGATCCGGCCCATATCGACAATGATAGCGGGCAAAGCAGTGCAATACGTATCAGCATTTTCAGAATATTTTCTTGATCGCTGCTTCTCATGTTTCATCCTTGTATCACTACGCTGCACCCATCCGCGTTTGCGTGATCATTCTCCTATGTCCAGAACTGCACAGCAACAACATCATCGAGTGTAGTCCGCTGATCGCCCGGGATGACTACCGAAAGCTTTCCGTCATCAAAAGTGAACGCAAGCGATCCTCCGGTACGCAGGAGTTTCACGGAGACGGGTTTCGTTACGCCGCTAACGGTCGCCGCGCCATCGTTGATCATGTCGATATGAAGATACCAGATATTCCCGCATATCGTCACGGGTACATCCGATCGTTCCGGCCAGGGACCGGGCTTTACGCCGAAGACCGACGGAGCACCGTATTCCATCCACTTCGCTATCTGTTCCATACGCCGATAATATTCCGGCGGCATTTCTCCGTGACTGTCAGGCGCCGCGTTGGGAAGAAAGTTTCCGCCCCATGATCGTGCTTTGGCAAGTTCGGCAAGTGCCCATCCCGCGGGCTTATACGAGTTGTGATTCAGATACCCCCACGCGCCGTCAGAGAATACATGACAGTATTCCCACCAGCCGGGAAATCGCGTGTCGGGAAAGCGGCATTCGGACGTATCGAAATCGCCGACACCGTGCTGCCGCGGGTTGATGACGATGCCCGGCTGCAGCGAGCGTATCCATGCAATGCCGATGCGGTCCATCACACAGGCGGCACTTCCGTCGAACCAAAGCACATCGATAGTACCGTAATTCGTGAGAAGTTCCTCGACCTGTCCGCGCAGATAGACTGCATTCCGCTCATCGTACGCTGCACTTTCCTCATCGGAAAGCACCGGCAACGTGCCCGGACGGTGATGCACATCGAGATCGGGGGCGCGGCCGCCGTAATTGAACGACATCCGCTCGCGATTGAAATACCAATCCGGCGGAGAATAATAAAATCCTACTTTTATTCCCGCGGCCCGGCAGCCGTCGACATACTCGCGTACGATATCCCGTCCCTGCTGATATCTGCCGATGTTCAGTTCGCCGAATCTGCTCGGCCATAAAGCGAAGCCGTCATGATGCCGCGTCGTAAGCACGGCATAGCTGCATCCGGCGTTCTTAGCAGCGGTGAGTATCTTACGCGGATCAAAACGGTCGGCGGTGAAACCGTTCGCCTGTTCCCAGTAATGCGCCGGAGAAACATTCGTCTGCACCGCATAGATCCCGTATTTCGCGTTCGTTTCCGCCGCCGTTGTACTGCGCTTCATCATCGACCACGACAGATCGCCTTCGCCGCGAACGCTTGATATCCCGAAATGGAGAAAAAGTCCCATCCCCGCTTCCGCGAACCATTGCGCATCGGGATGATCATTGCGCTTGAACGCAGCATCTGTCATCGCTGCGGTCGCGCCTATCTGTGCATGCTGTGCTGCAACTTCTTCATTATGTACGTCATCGATCTTTCCCTTCGCCATTGCTGTCTCCTGTCGATATTCGCGGCTGTGCACTAGAGAGAGGGCTGTCGCTTATTCAAAATAAAAGAACGAGAGGTAATACGGCTTCAGCCATCCTTCCTTGCCGTCGCACGTGGTGATGGCTGACTTGCGCGGTCCGCCGTCGGCGTCATTGACCATGATGCCGAGACCGACGGCATTGCCTTTCTTGAGCGCTACCGGGGCGATGTACTTTGCGGGAAAGCGCATTTCATACACGGTGCGCTTCTTCATCTCATCGCGTCCGATCTTTATTTCGACGTTGGGTTCAAGCACATTGTTCTGGATATCGAGCCAGGAAAGCTGCCGATCGGCGCTTATGGCGCGGTACACCTGATCGCCTGCCGATGTCTTCGCTATCGCGTAGGCGTAATCGTCCTGCATGTTGAGCGACGTTTCCTGCCCGTCGCGGAACGCATCGATGAAGAGCTGCACGCTGTCGCCCGCCCAGGTGCCGCCGAGCGTGTTGGGCTGATGATGCACATCATCGCGCACTTCGACGGCAAGATAGAGCGCGTCCTCATCCCATGCCGAGAAGAACCGTGCCCCGAGATCGTCGAACGATGTGTGCCCGCCTTTCGTGTATTCGATGACATCGAAATCATCCTTGCCGACGACACCGAATCGAT is from Spirochaetota bacterium and encodes:
- a CDS encoding acetylxylan esterase, translating into MTVGNHGVIVLALSFASILYPQGRVLFTCNFEAGLGECRTQGDVSVVESSGGKYAQCTLTENKGVSRITLPAIALTDSTEVEVRVKYRTACNGAQHFGPWIYIAVTDGTKAINEPFILCSKTDEWKDGVVRFSCPDNARVLNVQLRLQGAQGRVDWDDITVLSIGAGRAAAIKNDGASFAAVDPRSIWEKPLLREVPAVFPVEGMDVPGLRSLFFEGVPYRGKPTRVFAWYGVPKIGGPKFPAMVLVTGGGGTAYAKWVRIWNDRGYAAIAMDTYGGIPFTNKDGSQPHSWAGPVGALDTFEQIDEPIEDQWPYHGVAAVLRAHSLIRSFPEIDTNRIGITGISWGGYLTSMASGIDGRFACAAPVYGCGYFLLDSGGMFDKLKSMGERGKKWTALWDASTVLKNARLPMLWLTGSTDRWFPIPSWQHSYRTAPGTRSIAMRAAWPHNQEVGANAPEIGRFMDSILTGTDAMPRIIEQKIEKDVLTVTYESPRPIVEAELNYTSDSGTSEKRAWNTVYIPFDAEGKKVTVPVPPSATFYFCNIADRDGVIASSECMEHTATAAAAAMNGTVILNEDFENRGVGITPKGVSQDRAKGATIEITDEVSASGTRSLRFTDAPGLAYAYHPVREFYLGSSTMTKGLVTLAFNFRNSKAKPGHMVIEMRDMRKSPHQRGPRLEFTANGKLSVGGKETALPFDSWTRIEMTMILDGSGGRTHTLKITGENVVSEMSAIPCSPEFGAISWLAFMMPSETNGVIYLDDILFSCQ
- a CDS encoding AraC family transcriptional regulator produces the protein MPNVFEDVHFIRQHERIHLPAVPLAVGVTRHHVRTVRRESSSAWCTSIEYCVSGKLSVTINGLSFTIRPGDVYILPRHGSYEVSSPVPERTKKYYLYYERMEIEQLLGMHGLNKTMHIPGCKVLAPVFKRALSIAERFEEAPDSSKNTLLAMAAAAAMNVITHCALAVQYDRQHSRDVLRVKNFIDTHFHAPLTLADVSAASGKSIAHVIRRFKRETGVTPIDYLIMRRVETAAVLLTSTDESLRAIAKRTGFKNEHYFSTVFKLRFGRSPASLRVK
- a CDS encoding dienelactone hydrolase family protein translates to MPANRDTEGWHLNKADIITDSGERFVRLDLKIDRGYSGLITTVSADPGDYELSIEYRSTDIQSSRDKGSWVYMAFKDAQGKNVGEQFQTFEQSPSWKSSSIQVKAPAGTMKLFISIRQQNLIGTMDIRSVEIRSAGDKKRIAVLSVEAMNALAWLLDAGNKMSPDGEASPAGGNIFLPYLKGKAPKIVRDISMENISGVVVQKFVFRSLLVGGDTQDVYAIIARPSGEGNYPGLLWLHGGYGCADPIAAIRYAKAGYITIAPDLPGIGDPKLCTNSVGPWTNRFAKLGWTTKPDPAANETFDAVVAALEAFDLLSAQPGVIKERIGISGISMGGYTTTMISGLLGKRVKAAYSKFGCGFYDRGSTWMAGLNDTPDEQRKAWLDNFDAGRRAPDIQVPYFIAAAVRDHFFWPPAVNATVSVIPGANLAYAPVRTHQLAGIPDGDNLDLLYLAYHLKGEGKPFPKVTIDGCETQADGGKLVTFSVEAPLPIQTATLFVTAGGKEWEQIPWEPIAAKTMRENRFQAVITPDKITRQGAWFVNVSDARPATAGSFVYSMEATGTGATLLPVGVTQK
- a CDS encoding alpha-L-fucosidase, with the translated sequence MAKGKIDDVHNEEVAAQHAQIGATAAMTDAAFKRNDHPDAQWFAEAGMGLFLHFGISSVRGEGDLSWSMMKRSTTAAETNAKYGIYAVQTNVSPAHYWEQANGFTADRFDPRKILTAAKNAGCSYAVLTTRHHDGFALWPSRFGELNIGRYQQGRDIVREYVDGCRAAGIKVGFYYSPPDWYFNRERMSFNYGGRAPDLDVHHRPGTLPVLSDEESAAYDERNAVYLRGQVEELLTNYGTIDVLWFDGSAACVMDRIGIAWIRSLQPGIVINPRQHGVGDFDTSECRFPDTRFPGWWEYCHVFSDGAWGYLNHNSYKPAGWALAELAKARSWGGNFLPNAAPDSHGEMPPEYYRRMEQIAKWMEYGAPSVFGVKPGPWPERSDVPVTICGNIWYLHIDMINDGAATVSGVTKPVSVKLLRTGGSLAFTFDDGKLSVVIPGDQRTTLDDVVAVQFWT